Below is a genomic region from Anoxybacillus flavithermus.
GCTAAATTGGAAAAATCGTTGCTTGTCTGTCATCATCGTCCACCTTAAGCACATCATTGTACAATATATCGTATGCGATTTTCTTTCTCATGTACTAGGCGTTATAATTTTTCGTTTTCGCACATCCATCATTTATGTTAAGATAAAAAAGAGTGCAAAGGAGGGAGTTATATGCGCATTTTTTGGACGTTTTTTTGGACGTTTTTATTAGTCAACATGTTGACATACGTCGTTAGCTCCATGATCGGTGTGGCGTACCATTTCGCAACCGGTACAACATTGGCAGTCATTGCAACCGTTCTCATTTTGTTAATCGCGCAACTTATTCCAAACGACCCTGTCCATCATTAAGAAAGGCGCAAAGCGCCCCAATTTCGCCTAAAGGCAGCCCGCATCCTGCGGGCAACGGCGACATGTTGCCATCCTTGGCTCCGCGAAGATCGCACAAGCCCCACGAGGCTTAGCCGCTGAAAGAAGGGGCGGAGCGCATCACACCG
It encodes:
- a CDS encoding DUF2929 domain-containing protein — protein: MRIFWTFFWTFLLVNMLTYVVSSMIGVAYHFATGTTLAVIATVLILLIAQLIPNDPVHH